One Euphorbia lathyris chromosome 1, ddEupLath1.1, whole genome shotgun sequence DNA segment encodes these proteins:
- the LOC136218233 gene encoding protein PLANT CADMIUM RESISTANCE 11-like, translated as MYPSATPRPPPPPPPPQPRPTTIATGIPVNSPEMNEYNPPGPWSTGLCCCWEDISSCCLTCWCPCITFGRIAEMVDRGSTPCGVSGGLYGMMMCCMGCACLYSCFYRPKLRGQYFLKEKPCTDCCVHFCCEQCALCQEYRELKNRGFNMSIGWHGNMARKIRLALSQPPIIQRGMTR; from the exons ATGTATCCTTCAGCAACACCACGGCCGCCgccgccaccaccaccaccacaacCTCGGCCCACGACGATAGCGACTGGCATTCCGGTGAATAGTCCTGAAATGAATGAATATAATCCTCCAGGGCCTTGGTCCACTGGTCTCTGTTGTTGCTGGGAGGATATAAGCAGTT GTTGCCTAACATGTTGGTGTCCATGTATAACTTTCGGAAGAATTGCAGAAATGGTTGATAGAGGTTCAACTC CGTGTGGAGTGAGCGGAGGGCTGTATGGAATGATGATGTGTTGCATGGGATGCGCATGTTTATATTCATGCTTTTATCGACCAAAGTTGAGAGGACaatattttttgaaggaaaagcCATGCACAGATTGTTGTGTGCATTTTTGCTGTGAGCAATGTGCTTTGTGTCAAGAGTATAGAGAACTCAAGAACCGTGGCTTTAACATGTCTATAGGCTGGCATGGTAACATGGCAAGGAAGATACGCCTCGCACTATCACAGCCTCCTATAATTCAAAGAGGCATGACAAGATAA